TCAGCCGCGACCAGCTCCTCGACCTCACGCTCGGGCGCACCGCCGATGTGTGGGACCGCAGCGTGGACAACCAGGTGAGCCGCCTGCGCCGCAAAATCGAGACCGACCCCGCCCGGCCCGTGCTCATCAAGACCTGCTGGGGCGACGGATACCAGTTCACCACCGAGATCGAACCGGCATGAAACGCTTCGGTTTGCGCACCCTCAGCAGCCAGCTCATCGGTGTGATGCTGCTCGCCATCGCGCTCTCGCAAGGCGTGTCGCTGTATGTGTTCCACCGCGAGCACCAGCGCAGCATGCGCGGCGTGCTGCGCGACGAATGCCTCGGCCGCATCGCCTCCGCCATGCGCCTCGTCCAGGTGACGCCGCCCGACCAGCGCGCCGCCACGCTCGCCGCCGTGAGCACCCCGCTCACGCGCTACTGGCTCACGCCCGATCCGCCCGCGTCGTCCGCCGGCTGGCAGCAGTCCGCGCGCGAGCAACTCCTGCGCCACACGCTCTCCGCCGACCACGGGCAGCCCACGCCCAGCCTGTTTCAACACGACCCGATGCTCGACCGGCGCTCGGCCGCGGAATGGGAGGAACTCCCGGCCGACACCTGGCTCGTCGGCCTGCCCGTGCGCCAGCTCGACCTCGCGCCGTGGAACGGCTTCGGCTTCGCGCTCCGGCTCGGCGGCGGCGACTGGCTCAACACCGTTTTCGCCAAGCCCGACTACCTCACGAAGACGCGGCTCACCACCGAGTATTACGCCGCGCTCATCGCCACCGCGCTGCTTTTTGCCTTCGCCGCCTGGCTGATCGCCCGGCGCATCTCGTGCCCCCTGCGCACGCTCGCCCGCTCGGCGGAACGGCTCGGGCGCGGCGAGAGCCCGGAACTGCTGCCCGAGGAAGGACCCGACGACATCCGCGCCACCGCCATCACCTTCAACCGCATGCAGGTGCGCCTCCGGCGTTTCGTGGAAGACCGCACGCAGATGATCGCCGCCATCAGCCACGACCTGCGCACGCCCATCACCTCGCTCCGCCTGCGCGCCGAGTATGTCGAGGACCCTGAGATGCGGGAAAATGATCGGCACGCTCGACGGCATGCAGGCGATGACGCAGGCCGTGCTCGCCTTTGCCCGCGAGGAATCGACGGCGGAAACCACGCGCACCGTCGATATGGCGACTGGCTCAACACCGTTTTCGCCAAGCCCGACTACCTCACGAAGACGCGGCTCACCACCGAGTATTACGCCGCGCTCATCGCCACCGCGCTGCTTTTTGCCTTCGCCGCCTGGCTGATCGCCCGGCGCATCTCGTGCCCCCTGCGCACGCTCGCCCGCTCGGCGGAACGGCTCGGGCGCGGCGAGAGCCCGGAACTGCTGCCCGAGGAAGGACCCGACGACATCCGCGCCACCGCCATCACCTTCAACCGCATGCAGGTGCGCCTCCGGCGTTTCGTGGAAGACCGCACGCAGATGATCGCCGCCATCAGCCACGACCTGCGCACGCCCATCACCTCGCTCCGCCTGCGCGCCGAGTATGTCGAGGACCCCGAGATGCGGGAAAAAATGATCGGCACGCTCGACGGCATGCAGGCGATGACGCAGGCCGTGCTCGCCTTTGCCCGCGAGGAATCGACGGCGGAAACCACGCGCACCGTCGATATCGACGCGCTCATCGAAAGCGTCTGCGACGACCTCGCCGGCCTCGGCTGGGACGTGAAGTTCGCCGACGGGCACCGCATTCCCTTCCGCTGCCGTCCCGACGGGCTGAAGCGTGCGCTGGCCAACATCATCGAAAACGCCGTGCGCTACGGCCAGCGCGCGCGCGTCCACCTCGACCTCGCGGCCGAATGCCTCGGCATCGTCATCGACGACGACGGGCCGGGCATCGCCGCGGAGGACCGCGAGCGCGTGTTCGCGCCGTTTTTCCGGCTGGAAAGCTCGCGCAACCGCGCCACCGGCGGCGTCGGTCTCGGCCTGGCCATCGCCCGCTCCATCGTCCGCGCGCACGGCGGCGACATCGTGCTCGCCAACCGCGCCGAGGGCGGCCTCCGCGCGACCATCCGCCTGCCCGTGGCGAAATAAGGCGCGGACGGGGAATCCCGCGCCCTTTTTGCCCGTGTGCAACCCCCGTCGGAATCTTTCCTCTTTATTCTTTATCTTTCCTCTTTCTCCCTGCTTGTGCCTGACGAAAGAGAAAGAGAAAGAGAAAGAGAAAGAGAAAGAATAAAGAGGAAAGATTCCGGCGGGTGGCATCCCTTTGGGGTACCCCCTTCTGCCCGCCGCCGCGCACGCATCCTTGCCAGCCGGCGGGAGTTGGTGGTTGGCTTCGCGGCAAAGATGCAGGCCGAAAAAATCACCAGTCTCCAGAACCCGCGCGTGAAACAGCTCGTGAAACTGCGCGACCGGCGTCCGCGCGACGAGGCGGGCGTGTTCCTCGTCGAAGGCTACCGCCAGATCCGCCGCGCGCTCGAAAAGGACATCGCGCTGTCCGAACTGTATTTTTCGCCGGACTGGTTTCTGGGCGAAAACGAGCCCGCGCTCATCGAGCGGGCGGCGGCGGCGGGCGCGGCGCTCTTCGAATTGTCGAAGGACGCCTTTGCCAAGGTCGCCTACCGCGAGCGCCCCGACGGGCTGCTCGCCACCGCGCCGCAATGGCGGCGCTCCCTCGCCGACCTCGCCGCGCGGCTTGACGCGCCCGCCGGTGGCCGCGCTCCGTTCCTGCTCGTGGTCGAGGCCATCGAAAAGCCGGGCAATCTCGGCACCATCCTGCGCAGCGCCGACGCGGCCGGCGCGGACGCGGTGATCGTGTGCGACCCGGTCACCGACATCTTCAACCCCAACGTCGTGCGCTCCTCGACCGGCGTGCTCTTCTCGGTGCCCGTGGTCGTGGAGGAAAGCAGCCCGGTGCGCGCGTGGCTGCGCGGGCGCGGCATCCGCGCCGTCGCCACCACGCCGTCGGCCGACGCGCTTTACACCGACACCGATTTGCGCGGCCCGCTCGCCATCGTGATGGGCAGCGAGCAATACGGCCTGAGCGATTTCTGGCTGCGCGAAAGCGACGCGCGCGTGCGCATCCCGATGGCCGGCCAGGCCGACTCGCTCAACGTCGCGATGGCGACCATCATCACGCTGTTCGAAGCCGTGCGCCAGCGCGGCTGAATGCGATGCGCGGGCGCGGCGAAAACAGTTTTGCGGAAACACCCACTGCCGGCGGACGCGCGGCAGGAGATCATGGCGCGCAAGATCAAACCGGCCCGGGCAAACCCCGTAGCGCAGGCATCCTTGCCTGCCGTCGGAAAGAAATTCGCGCGAAGCGCGGCACTTGTTCCTTGGAAAAAAGTCAGCGGCGCTTCGCGCCTTTCGTTTTCGACGGCAGGCAGGATGCCTGCGCTACGCCACGCGCCGCCGCGCGCAGTGGCCGCCTGCCGGCGGCGCTGTTCGCGCTGGTGCTGTGTTTCGCGAGCGGCCTTTTGCGGGCGGACGGCGATGGCGGGCGCGCCGTCGCGCTCGACATCCCGATCCTCACGGCGGGATACGGGAGCGCGTTTTTCGAGGAAACCGCGCGGGAGTTCGAGCGGCTGCGCCCGGGCGTGCGGGTCAACATTTCCGGCGATGCGCGCGTGCATGAAAAGGTGCGCATCCGCGTGATGGCGGACGAACCGCCCGACGCGACCGACGCGGTGCTGCTCTATGACACGCTCATCGGCTCGGGCCGGATCCTCGACCTCGCGCCGTGGCTCGACGGACCGAACTGGGAAGGCGACGCGCGCTGGCGCGACACGTTTCTGCCCGGCGTGCTCGACCGCTGGACGCGCGAAAGCGGCGCGGGCTGCCAGCCCGTGGATTCGGGTGGCATGGGCGACTCGCCCATGTTTCCGCCGCACGAACACGGGCGAGTCGCCCGTGCCACTTCGCGCGCGTTTGCGCTGCCGTTTGCCCATGCGGTGTGGGTTGTGTTTTATAACGAAGGGCTTTTCGAGGCCCGAGGCTGGAGCGTGCCGCGCACGTGGGACGAGTTTTTCGCGTTGTGCGAGGACATGCGCGGGGCGGACGTCGCGCCGCTCACGCTGCCGGGGGTTTACATGCGCTACGGCGACGCGTTTTTGCGCGCGGCGCACTACAACCTCGCCGGGCCGGAGGGATTTCGCGCGTATCAGGAGCTGATGCCGGGCGCCTACAACGACCCGCGGTTCGTGCGCGCGGCGGAGGTGCTGCGGCGCGTGAGCGCGGGCGGGCTGCTGCGCGGCTGGGAGGGCATGACGCACACGGCGGCGCAGCAGGCGTTTCTCGACGGACGCGCGGCGATGACGGTGAGCGCGTCGTGGTTCGTGAGCGAGATGCGCGGAAAAATCCCGGCGGGCTTCCGGCTGGGCGCATTCAACCTGCCGGTGTTCGCGGACGGCGAGCCGGCGGCGGCGGGCGGGAGCGTGGCCGCCGGCTCGCGCGGCGCGACGGGCGCGGTGCAGGCGCAGAGCGCGTATTACTTTTTGTTCGCGACGGGCGACGCGGAGCGCGAGCGGGCGACGGTGGATTTTTTTCGGTTCCTCACCTCGCGGGAGCGGGCGCGGGCATTTGCCCGGACGCTCGACGCGCCGGTGGCGTTGCGCGCGGTGCGCCCGGAGGATTACGCGTCGCACGCGATGCGGCAGATCGCGGCGATGACGCGCGACGCGCCGGCGGTGTTCGACTCGGCGCCGCCGGCGTCGGCGGAGTTCCAGGCGCTCATCAGCCAGGCGATGACCGACGCGCGCGAGCAGTTGATGACGGGGCGGGCGACGGCGGCGGAGTTTGGCGCGCAACTGGAAGCGGCGGCGGCGCGCGAGCGGGCGCGCGCGGCGGATCCCGGCCGGGTGGAGGCGCGGCATCCGCTGAAGGCGGCGGCGTTGCTGCTGGCGGTGGCGGCGCTGGCGGGCGGCTGGCTCGGCGGAGCGCGGACGCGGGGCGGACGGCCCGCGGCGAAAGCGCCGCCGGAAGGCAGGGGCGGCGGCGCGGGAAAGGACGCCGCCCTGCCGGCGCGCGCCACCCGGGGACGGCGCGCCACGCTGCGGCCCGCGTTCGCGGCGGGATTCGTGGGGCCGGCGCTGGCGCTGTTCGGCGCGTTCGTCATCGCGCCGGGCGCGGCCTCGCTGGCGTGGGCGTTCACGCGCTGGGACGGGTTTTCGGAGCGGTCGTGGGCGGGCCTGTTCAATTTCAAGTGGCTGCTGCTGGAGAGCGACACGTTCTGGTTCGCGTTAAAAAACAACCTCTACCTCATGGTGGTGCCGACGCTGTTCGTGGTGCCGCTGGCCCTTGTATTGGCCGCGCTGATACATCGCGGCGTGCGGGGCGCGGGGGTGTTTCGCGCGGTGTTTCTGTTTCCCAACCTGCTCGGCGGCATCGCGGCGACGCTGCTGTGGATGCACGCCTACGACCCGCACGGCGGCCTGGTGAACGCGGCGCTCGCGCGGCTGGGCGCGTGGACGGGCATCGGGTGGCTCCAGGCGTTCGAGGGCTTCGCGTGGTTGTCGCCGGAAAACCTGTATCGCGCGCTCATCCCGATTTACCTGTGGATGGCGTGCGGGTTCAACCTCGTGCTCTACCTCGCGGCGATGCAGGGCATCAACCCGGAGCTCTACGAGGCGGCGGAGCTGGACGGCGCGTCGGCGGCGCGGCAGTTTTTCACCATCACGCTGCCGCTCATCCGCGGCGTGCTGGCCATCTCGGCGGTGTTCATCGTCATCGCGGGGCTGAACACGTTTGAAATGGTCTGGCTGCTCACCTCGCAGGACCCGGCGAGCGGCTCGCATGTGCTGAGCACGCTGATGGTTTCGACGATGTTCAAGGAGTTCCAGATCGGCCGCGCCACGGCCATCGCGGTGGTGATGTTCGTGCTCGTGATGGCCGGCTCCGCGCTGGTGCTGCGCGCGATGAAAACACGGGAGGAGCCGGAATGAAAAGACAACGGCACGATCTTTCCCGCCGGCTGGTTTTCGCGGCGTTGTGCGGCTATCTGCTGTGGGTGGTTTACCCGATGGCGTGGGTGGCCTACAGCTCGCTCAAGCCCGACGAGGCGGTGTTTCGCGACGCGTTTGCCCTGCCGGAACTCGACGTGCTCCAGTGGGGCAACTACGCGCGGGCGTGGAGCGAGGCGCGGTTCGGCGCGTATTTCTTCAACAGCGTCGCGGTCACGTCGGCCTCCGTGGCGCTGATCCTGCTGCTCGGCTCGATGGCGGCGTATGCGCTCAGCCGGTTCCATCATCCGCTGGGCAACGCCGTTTACTGGCTGTTTCTCGCGGGGCTGATGATCCCGGTGCAGTTGAGCGTGGTGCCGCTGTTCTTCGAGCTGCGCGCGCTCGGCCTGCTCAACTCGCGCCTCGGCCTCGTGCTGGTTTACACGGCCAACGGGCTGCCGTTCGCGGTGTTCATCCTCGCGGGATTTTTCCGCGCGCTGCCGCGCTCGCTCTACGAGGCGGCGGTGGTGGACGGCTGCGGCGAGGCCGGGGCGTTCTGGCGCGTGATGCTCCCGCTGGCGCGGCCGGGGCTCGTGACCGTGGCGATCTTCCAGTTCATCGGCATCTGGAAGGAGTATTTTTTCGCGTTCATGTTCACCTCGGGCGCGGGCGGCGACAGCGCGCGCACGCTGCCCATCGGGCTGGCAAACCTCTCCATCACCGCGCAATACCAGAACGACTACGCCATGCTCTTCGCGGGCGTGATCATCGTGACGATCCCCATCCTGCTCATCTATCTCGCGCTGCAAAAACATCTCGTGCGCGGTGTGACGGCGGGCGCGCTGAAGGGCTGAGGCGCGGACCGGTGATACGCCTTCCGGGGCCGGCGGCGGCCTTTCGCGCTGTATTCATCCTGTTGTGCAAATCATGTCCTTTCGGTCAAATTTTGCATCGGATTTTTGTCTCCAAGGCATGTATCCAAGCGGGCAGTCAATTTGCAAAAAACCCCGCTTTATGCTTCAGTAAAACCCTCACAAGACGGCGGCGGTTCAAGCCGCGCCGGCACTGTATCCGCCCAAGCGGATAATCGTGTAATTTCAAGCCGTTTTTTCTCAAAAAAAGCTGCGGATTTGACTTGTAAAAAATTCTTTCCCGCGCAATTTTTACATGAAGTATTCCCCTGTGAATAACTTTCCAGCAAATTGCCCCATAATCAGTTATGAAACCAAAAAAAATTTGCCATTTAACAACAAAAAGACTCGCCTTGCCAAAAAATTAGCCCACTACATGGAACCTTTCCGCCCTATGAAAAAAAACAGCCCAATTTCCATCGCCAACATCCTTCCCTCCGACTCTTCCGCGACCGCTCCGAAGGGCGCCCAGCTGCTGAACCGTTCCATCCCTGCGGATGCCCGCATGGTCGTAAAACGCGACGGTTCCCGCGCCCGCTTTGACCAGAACAAAATCACCCGCGCCATCGCCCTCGCCTTCTACGACGTCCGCAACGACAACGCCCCCAATCCCTCCCGCGACGACTTCCTCGCCCAATACGGCCTCGACAACGACACCTTCATCGAAGCCGTGAAAATCGGCGAGGGCGTCTCGCAGATGCTCGAGCTCTACTACCGCGACGGCAAGCATCCCACCATCGAGCAGGTGCAGGACGCCACCGAAAAGGCCATCGCCGCCTCCGGCAACTGGGAGGTCGCCCGCTCCTACGTCCTCTACCGTATCCAGCACGCCACCACACGGCTGGCCAAATACGAGGAAAACGGCCTCGGCGACTACATCGCCATGGCCAAATACGCCCGCTACCGCCCCGAGCTCGGCCGCCGCGAGACCTTCCCCGAGGCCGTGGAACGCGTGCGCGACATGCACAGCACCTTCTTTGCCAGCAAGCTCGACGCGAAAATCCCCGCCACGCTGCCCGCCGACATCGCCGGGCTCGCCGGCCCCGCCGCCGCGCAACTCACCGCCGCCCTCGGCGGCAAGACCCTCCACGACCTCATCCACCTCGTCTTCGACAAGGTCTCCTCCAAGGAAGTCCTCCCCTCCATGCGCTCCATGCAATTCGGCGGCGAGGCCATCCTGAAAAACCACAGCCGCATGTTCAATTGCAGCTTCGCCAACGTGGACCGCGTCGAGTTTTTCCGCGAATATTTCTACCTCCTCCTCAGCGGCTGCGGCGTCGGCTTCTCCGTCCAAAAACACCACGTCGCCCTCCTGCCCCCGCTGCCCGCCCGCGGCAACGAATACGACCTCCCCGTCTGGCACTACCACATCGGCGACACCATCGAGGGCTGGTCCGACGCGCTCCACGCGCTCTTCATCTCCTTCTACGAGAGCAAAAAAATCGAGTTCGATTACTCGATCATCCGCGGACGCGGCATCGCCCTCAAGACCTCCGGCGGCAAGGCCCCCGGCCACCTCCCCCTCAAGCGCGCGCTCAATCAGGTCGAGGAAATCCTCAACCAAGCCTCCGGCCGCGCCCTCC
This genomic stretch from Termitidicoccus mucosus harbors:
- a CDS encoding extracellular solute-binding protein, with the translated sequence MEKSQRRFAPFVFDGRQDACATPRAAARSGRLPAALFALVLCFASGLLRADGDGGRAVALDIPILTAGYGSAFFEETAREFERLRPGVRVNISGDARVHEKVRIRVMADEPPDATDAVLLYDTLIGSGRILDLAPWLDGPNWEGDARWRDTFLPGVLDRWTRESGAGCQPVDSGGMGDSPMFPPHEHGRVARATSRAFALPFAHAVWVVFYNEGLFEARGWSVPRTWDEFFALCEDMRGADVAPLTLPGVYMRYGDAFLRAAHYNLAGPEGFRAYQELMPGAYNDPRFVRAAEVLRRVSAGGLLRGWEGMTHTAAQQAFLDGRAAMTVSASWFVSEMRGKIPAGFRLGAFNLPVFADGEPAAAGGSVAAGSRGATGAVQAQSAYYFLFATGDAERERATVDFFRFLTSRERARAFARTLDAPVALRAVRPEDYASHAMRQIAAMTRDAPAVFDSAPPASAEFQALISQAMTDAREQLMTGRATAAEFGAQLEAAAARERARAADPGRVEARHPLKAAALLLAVAALAGGWLGGARTRGGRPAAKAPPEGRGGGAGKDAALPARATRGRRATLRPAFAAGFVGPALALFGAFVIAPGAASLAWAFTRWDGFSERSWAGLFNFKWLLLESDTFWFALKNNLYLMVVPTLFVVPLALVLAALIHRGVRGAGVFRAVFLFPNLLGGIAATLLWMHAYDPHGGLVNAALARLGAWTGIGWLQAFEGFAWLSPENLYRALIPIYLWMACGFNLVLYLAAMQGINPELYEAAELDGASAARQFFTITLPLIRGVLAISAVFIVIAGLNTFEMVWLLTSQDPASGSHVLSTLMVSTMFKEFQIGRATAIAVVMFVLVMAGSALVLRAMKTREEPE
- a CDS encoding TrmH family RNA methyltransferase, yielding MQAEKITSLQNPRVKQLVKLRDRRPRDEAGVFLVEGYRQIRRALEKDIALSELYFSPDWFLGENEPALIERAAAAGAALFELSKDAFAKVAYRERPDGLLATAPQWRRSLADLAARLDAPAGGRAPFLLVVEAIEKPGNLGTILRSADAAGADAVIVCDPVTDIFNPNVVRSSTGVLFSVPVVVEESSPVRAWLRGRGIRAVATTPSADALYTDTDLRGPLAIVMGSEQYGLSDFWLRESDARVRIPMAGQADSLNVAMATIITLFEAVRQRG
- a CDS encoding carbohydrate ABC transporter permease, whose protein sequence is MKRQRHDLSRRLVFAALCGYLLWVVYPMAWVAYSSLKPDEAVFRDAFALPELDVLQWGNYARAWSEARFGAYFFNSVAVTSASVALILLLGSMAAYALSRFHHPLGNAVYWLFLAGLMIPVQLSVVPLFFELRALGLLNSRLGLVLVYTANGLPFAVFILAGFFRALPRSLYEAAVVDGCGEAGAFWRVMLPLARPGLVTVAIFQFIGIWKEYFFAFMFTSGAGGDSARTLPIGLANLSITAQYQNDYAMLFAGVIIVTIPILLIYLALQKHLVRGVTAGALKG